In Fusarium oxysporum f. sp. lycopersici 4287 chromosome 13, whole genome shotgun sequence, the DNA window TATCCATCGTGACGTTCAGCCGCGCGGCTGATATCATGCCCGGGTCGAGCGGTTGTCTGTTCCCGTCTAACCAGGGCCGTCTCATTGATCAGGAAGGAAAAGAGATCACCACATATGATACTGCTGGAGAGCTCTACCTCAAGTCAGCTGCCATGATCCCAGGATAtcttggtgaagatgatgcgaTGAGGTCCAAGTTTACAGTTGATGGATGGTTGCCCACTGGCGATATTGGCTTCTTCAGAAGAAGCCCCCATGGCGATGACCATCTTTATCTGGTCGACCGACTCAAGGACatgatcaaggtcaaggtaTGTTTCCTTCCGTCTTCCCATGCCTCATCACTGACAATTGCCTAGGGCCTACAAGTCAACCCCGCCGAGATCGAGGAGCTCCTCCGAGTACAGCCTGGTATTTCCGACGCCGCAGTCATTGGCGTTGTAGACGATGAAGCAGGTGAACGACCGCTTGCCTTTGTCGTACCAACCAAGCAGGATATGACTGcccaagagaagaaggagctcaTCTTGCAGTTAGACGAGAGTATCAAGGCCCAGCTTGATGAGACGCACTGGCTGCGTAAGCAGATCCGTTTCATCGAGGAGCTTCCCCGAGGTCAGAGTGGCAAGGTATTGAAGAAAGTTCTGAGAGAAAAGGCAAAGCAGAAGGATCAGGCACCTATGAATGGAGCCAATGGGGCAAAAGGCAGCCCCCCGGTGAAGAGCATCAATGGAGCGAACGGAATTCACGCAAAAAGCGGGGCAAGCGAAGCAGCCCGAGTTTAAGATGCgatttttatatataagtatttaagTTAGTTCCCAGCTCAAAATGTAATTATTTCAACTGTCACAGAAGTCCAGATCTTGTGTAAAATGCGGATAGACAATGAGATGCAGGTAATCCACTGCAGTGCACAGGCACCAGCAACGAAAAGGTATCTAGAACATGGACAGGCAAGACAAGTTAGGACCTGGGCTCTGAGCGACAGGAAAACCTCGGTAACTTTAGTATAACATGATGGGCTTTTAGACCAGTCGCACTTGGCACGTCCTGCTCCCTAGAGCCTCAACCAAATGGCCCCAGACCTGATCGTTAGTCAGCGCGGTATAGATGATCGAAACCCAAGACCCAATGgttcttttctctctcccATTGGCCTTGCCGCTGGCTTTTCTACCCGGATGCTCGACTAGGCCTTGGTGGAAATGCACCCCTAGCTCTTCTCTCACAAAACAGTATAATCCCAGAGAAGCACGGCCCAGGAATTGCTTCGTAGGAGGCTTGACGAAGAACTCACTGCGTGTCTGGGTAAAGGTGGGATAGGCCAAATTCTCCAGATCTCTCTGGAGTGGCCGTGTTGATACAAAATGCATTTCATGCTCCTCGAGATGGTCCCGGAGGACTGGTATCGTTTCCTTGGACAGGATCTTGCATCTTTCTTGAAGATCGAAGCAAGCTGAAGCATTCCACGATTTGACGATATTCTCGTGAAGTCTCTCATAAATTCCTTCCGCTACCTGGTCGTCGAATCCATTGAGGAACGGCAGCACTTTTGAGACCAACTTGGTTCTGAGCGTTTTGAGATACGTCATGTGGAGCACTCGCAAGTCCAGGGCCTGACAAACAGCAAAAAGATGCGCAGCGCACATCTGCGCGATGACATCAGCAGCTTAGATAGTATATCTTCCTGAAATCAGCGCTAGAGAGTTGATGTGTGCATTTCTGCGGACTGGACATGGGGCGTAACAGGGTTCACGAGATATCCAAGCTCTGACAGGTAAGCAGCCATGCTGATATCAATTACCTTCGTGGTAAACGACAAACTGGGGTCATCGGTGACGACATTTGGAGGAAGGCCTCTGTTCAGGGTAGGGTTGATCAATTCGGAGGAGAGACTGAAGAGAAGTTTGCCGACCATCTGAAGCGCTAGGCGACTCTTTTCCATTCCGTTGGCAACGGAGCtggagatgaagttggcGCCCGAGTAGACCTCACCGGATTTGATATCGATGATGGGGTTATCGGAAGCCGAGTTCAGTTCCACTGTGATCTGAGATAGTACAGAGCAGACATCCTCGACTTGAGGGCCGAGCCACCGTGGAGCGCCTCATAAGGCATATCTGTCCTGCGCAAGACCGGGCTTGAacttttcctcctctttgagGCTTTGACAAAGTGAAGATCCCTTCAGGAAATGCAGTATAGTTGCAGAACATTCCACTTGCCCAGGGTGAGGGCAAACAGAAGAAATGAAGGGATGATAGTTCTCAGCCTTGCCGAGTAAGGCCTCGTATGACATGGCTGCAAGGCCTTGAGCTAGTAACAAGATCTTGTTTGCCTCGTGTACTGCCAGGCACCCCAAGGCAGCTGAAGGGGCCGTACCATTGACCAGCCCGAGATCTTCCTTGGGACCAAGAGTAATTGGTTCCAATCCAGCGAGCTCAAGTGCCTTGTCAGCAGATAGAACGAAGGAGGTCGATGTGCGGACGCGAATGTCGGGGTTGCCCTCGAGCATACCGGCGAGATATGATGGGGGAATCAAATCGCCAGATGCAGAGATTGAGCCGCGTAGAGGAACAATAGGTGTCATACCCTTTCTAAGTAGGAGAAGTAGGGCTTGAACAAGTTCCAGACACACGCCAGAGTGCCCCCGAAGGAGTGTGTTGCAGCGAATTAACATGGCAGCTCGAACACAAGTGACAGGTATACTGTTGAGTCCATTGCCATTCGAATCTTCGTCAGTCAAGATCCCTGCCTGGGTGAGTTGCAGCAGTACCGACTACAGAGCTGGAAGGTCTTTTGTACGAGTATCAGCGCTTCCGCCGAAGCCGTTATTGACACCTAACATCCATTCAGGCTACAGCATTGAGACACTGAGAGTTGGTGATCCACCGTATACAAAGTAGCCCTTGGTGAGATACTCTTTGAGCAATACAACACTTTTATTCATAACGTCTGCAATATTGTCTCAATATTGTCTCTCTTTGCGATGTAAGCATTGCAGTTATACCTAGTAGCGTTGTTAGGTTAATGTTCTGTAACACTAGGAGTCACTTACTTGGCAACTGCAATGACCGAAGCGACATCAAGGTCGGATCCATGTAGAAGAATGAAACCGCAGTCCTTAATACTTTGAACCTTCCTCCAGACGTCGCAGGTTTGATAAGCATGAGTAGGTGAATGATGTGAAGACTCAGAGGGTTTGGTGCTTCTACAGACATCACGGTTTGGGTCGGAGACTGCAGCAACATGGCGACCACAGCCAGAAAGGTGATCAGTGTCTCGAAGCGGCATTCTTAGACGCTCGATGTTGAGTTCTGCACAATAGTGTATTTGACAATTAAATATGTTCGCTGGAGCTGGTAACGATAAGCTCTTTAACCGGTCTACGTATGACAATCACTATATATCTAATTCGGTATCCGAATCCCGCATTGACACATTTGTCTCACATTTAGCTTCCGTACCACAGCTTTCTGCATGAACTGGAGTCTACTAGAGTTGATAAGCCCTCATGGAGACGTCGATAGAATTGTGACTCGTTATCTGCGATGGTTCCTGCAAACTATTCCCTCTTAGATATGACAAGCCTTATAATGATGTTTTGACTTCAGTTAGCTCAGTTGGAAGATTAAAGTTCAGGGGGTTACCTTTTCAGTTATGTAAGCTCTATCAATAGAGGGATTACTTGTCTCGGCAAGTTGTGTAAAGCATTGGTAGGCTATGTTTGTATTGTATCAAGAAATGCTACCCGAGATAAAACAGATCTAAGCCAGTATCCCCCATCATCGCTGATCCCGAGCTCCCGGTTCTAGTTTCAACCATAGTGATAGGATGAAGAACCGTTGGAATTAAAGTTCATGGGATCACTTGTCCCAGTAAGTCGTATAACGCCATGTCAAACTATTTTATCTCTGTATTAACAAACCCTAGCCGAGACCTTACCCAACCAATCCAAGTAGAAGTCAGCGGCCTTATTGTCCCTGTAGAGAAACTTTCAGTCAACAAGGAGGCGACCAGGGACTTTAATGAGGCTAGACCTCTCCATCTTTGGCGCTTGTGCTGTCTAACGCGCGGTGAGTGAGCCAAGGCATGTTCATCGGCCTTCCCAGCAAGCCTGAAGATAGTCCTGACAGGGAATAACTTCGTTGGCTTTGGTGTGCTTCTTGGGAAGATGTGTACCCATGTTCTCCATTACTGCTGAACTCATCTGTACACGTTTTGTGGTAAGAAGTAATGGAATAATAAATATCGTTCAGTTTACCTTTCTACCAGTAACTTACACTATCTTTGCGTGACCCCTTGCTCCAGGTCGGCAGAAGTTAACCGTAAGCACCAATCAGCGATCCGATGAGCCAAACCAATGAAACACCAACCAGCTGACCCCACGACTTATTTTCTTAGCCGATTTAAGTTAAATCGCCTCTGAATGAAACCTAGATAGTCCCTGGCCGTAGATAAATGCTTTACAAAGGGAGCAGACCTCGGTTATAGCTTATCTGGGGCTAAAACCACTGAGCTTGGACCCCGCAGCCTCCCCCGCCTTATGGGAGAAGCCGAGGAATTAGTTAGATGAAGTGGTTTCTCGCTTCCAGGGACTCCAACGCGGGGCTTAGCGCCGCTGGCAATGTTCAGCCAGGGTGACAGATACAGAAAGGATTCTTATTTCGCTTGGTCAATTTCGGCTCTCCCACTACTATCACTATTACAGGATGTCAGATTATGTTGCCCACTCCGTATTTTCGAGTACCTGTGTCAACATTAACAGACACCAAGCTTTCAATTTGCATCATCAGTTACATgtaatataaacctagttGGCTACGCAAATCTTGCAATTGTAGAACACCAATAACTTATCATTCGAATCTCACGGTAGAGCAAGGAGATGTCATATTATTCAGTAGCTGCTCTACATTAAGCGTCGTCCTTGCGCAACGCCACGCGAATATCTCGTTTTCGGTACGAGATATGACTATGTGCTTTATTTATGCGCTAATGAATGGCTCCCTGTAACTGGCGCCACGCCTTATTACCAAATAGCCGCGCGGTATACACCGTGCAGGGACAAGACCATTTAGACTGTATCATGAAATCTAACCGAAAGCTTATGAGTTATGACAAGCNNNNNNNNNNNNNNNNNNNNNNNNNNNNNNNNNNNNNNNNNNNNNNNNNNNNNNNNNNNNNNNNNNNNNNNNNNNNNNNNNNNNNNNNNNNNNNNNNNNNNNNNNNNNNNNNNNNNNNNNNNNNNNNNNNNNNNNNNNNNNNNNNNNNNNNNNNNNNNNNNNNNNNNNNNNNNNNNNNNNNNNNNNNNNNNNNNNNNNNNNNNNNNNNNNNNNNNNNNNNNNNNNNNNNNNNNNNNNNNNNNTCAAAAAATCTCATTTATATGGAACAATCTCCTCTCCGCCTTCTCTCTCCCCCCGTTCTCACTCTCTCTTATCCCCCTTCGCCCGACCTCCGCCTCTTAGTCGgaaaaagaggaggaaaagaacCGTGAAGTAGATTCGTTCTGCAACTCGATCTTCATCTTTCATGCTTAACTCTCTTCCTAGGTCTGTGGACCATTATCAGCTGGGCGGTGGGGAATCTATGACTGGCATGATTCCTCGGTCTTTAACAACCCGCCCTTTCTATTTCTTTCCCGAATGGACCTTTGGCCATTTGAAATTCATTTCAAAGAGCGTCGGGGGTTAAAGACCTCCGCTCTTGGTCGTCACACAATGCTGCTATGATTTCATCCTTCTTCCCAGGATCCAGCAACCCATCTAGGCTTTATGAGACAAAAACAGTACTTCGGCATTCTTGCAGCCTTCACTATGTTTTCTACGGTGGCTGTTGCCTTGATGTTCCACCGCAGACGTTACGAACTATTTTATATTCTACACGTTCTTTTATTCATTGCATTGGTGGTTCTCATATGCCTTCATCATCCAGATATTACCCAAAAGGTCATGATCGTCATTTTTATAGCCGCGGGACTATGGATCCTTGATCGCCTGGTACGAGCGACTAGTCTACTCTACCACGGCACCAACAACATCGCAACACTACAACCCCTTCCCAGTGGCGGTACAAGGGTCATTATGAAAAAGAGTCCTTCAGGTGCGAGGTCTGGGCAGCACGCATATCTTTGGGTTCCAGGGGTTCGATGCTTTGAGACTCATCCATTTACCATTGTGAGCACGCAACCACTTGAATTTGTGATTGATGCGCATGATGGCTTTACCCGCGCCTTGCATGAATACGCCGTCAAAAACCCGGGTGTTGCACTGAAAGCATCGGTTCATGGGCCTTATGGACATATGCCAGATCCTACTGCATACGATAAGATCGTGATCTTCGCTGGCGGTAGTGGCGGTACCTTTGGATTTGGCATGGCACTTCAACTTCTACGAGATCTTGACGCCGCTGTCCACAGGGACATCACTGTGGTTTGGGTCATAAGAAATCGGGGTATATCTCTCACTACTTCCTCAAATGGTACAACCGACTAACCAACACCTGCTTCTAGATCTTTTGGAATGGTTCTCTCCCTACCTTGAAAACATTGCTCATGTTCAAGGATTCAACATCTCTATCAACATTACCGGCAGAATGGAGCTCAGTGAAAAGGTCGCCAGTGAGCAGGCAGCCTCGACTTCCAAGCGGGCAGTTTCGGAAGATCGTGTGGAAATGGCTGATTCACCCGGTCAGTCCGATGCGTTTCAACAAGACCTTATTCTTGGGATTCCAGCTCACCACGGACGTCCTAACATTGACGAGATTGTCGCCCAGACTCTGGAGGGAATGTCTGCGAATTCACGAGTCTTGGTTTTGGGATGTGGACCAGCTGGTTTATTGCAAGCCGTGAGGCAGTCAGCAACATCTCGAATGGTTCCAAACGGGGCTGGAATTTCATTTCAGTTTGAGCAGTTCGGATGGTAAGGATCCAGTAGATGTTGTTATTCTATAGTATAACATCTTTGAGGCTAGAGTAGGAACATTTACTGTATATGTACTTAAGATCGAATTACAATAACGTTAGCAACATATATAAGGCCTAGGACTAATGCTGTGAGCAAGCCCATAGTATCTTTCGGGACTCTGGC includes these proteins:
- a CDS encoding hypothetical protein (At least one base has a quality score < 10) — its product is MFSTVAVALMFHRRRYELFYILHVLLFIALVVLICLHHPDITQKVMIVIFIAAGLWILDRLVRATSLLYHGTNNIATLQPLPSGGTRVIMKKSPSGARSGQHAYLWVPGVRCFETHPFTIVSTQPLEFVIDAHDGFTRALHEYAVKNPGVALKASVHGPYGHMPDPTAYDKIVIFAGGSGGTFGFGMALQLLRDLDAAVHRDITVVWVIRNRDLLEWFSPYLENIAHVQGFNISINITGRMELSEKVASEQAASTSKRAVSEDRVEMADSPGQSDAFQQDLILGIPAHHGRPNIDEIVAQTLEGMSANSRVLVLGCGPAGLLQAVRQSATSRMVPNGAGISFQFEQFGW